A genome region from Solanum pennellii chromosome 12, SPENNV200 includes the following:
- the LOC107006472 gene encoding uncharacterized protein LOC107006472 gives MVSEVIASSSSSVSADTIEEIEKNRNHPLSLMINSRAKSKLGFVLGSCQKSDYKPELGEQWEKCNAFVLAWIMNTVSKELSSGIVYASDAAMVWADLNLRSNKVDGSRSYQLHREICTLHQGNLTVSTYFTKLRLLWDEFDVLVPPPTCDCDKSKMYIDHLKFLRLFAFLMGLNEIYIHARSQILMMNPLPNVNKAYAMITSDESQRMTAVNRVGGDIHESMALYSKKMMIL, from the exons ATGGTATCAGAAGTTATcgcaagttcaagttcaagtgtTTCAGCAGATACTATTGAAGAAATTGAGAAGAATCGCAATCATCCTCT GTCGTTGATGATCAATTCGCGTGCAAAGAGCAAATTAGGCTTTGTACTTGGATCTTGTCAAAAGTCAGATTATAAACCTGAATTAGGGGAACAATGGGAGAAGTGTAATGCGTTTGTGTTGGCTTGGATTATGAACACAGTTTCTAAGGAGTTGTCGAGTGGGATTGTGTACGCATCAGATGCAGCCATGGTTTGGGCAGATCTGAATTTAAGATCTAACAAGGTTGATGGTTCAAGAAGTTATCAACTTCATCGAGAAATATGTACTCTTCATCAAGGTAATCTTACAGTATCAACTTATTTCACAAAATTGAGACTGTTATGGGACGAATTTGATGTGTTGGTACCTCCTcctacttgtgattgtgataaATCAAAGATGTATATAGATCATTTAAAGTTTTTGCGACTGTTTGCTTTTTTGATGGGATTAAATGAAATATACATCCATGCAAGAAGCCAAATCTTGATGATGAATCCTCTTCCAAATGTAAACAAAGCATATGCTATGATAACTTCTGATGAAAGTCAGCGTATGACTGCTGTGAATAGAGTTGGTGGAGATATTCATGAGTCGATGGCATTGTATTCTAAAAAAATGATGATTCTGTAA